The Neisseria animaloris genome segment CCCTCCCCTTTGCCGATGATGAAACCTGATTGGCAGGCTTTCTTGGCTCCCGATTCGGACGGCAAATTTATCTGGTTCGGCCATTCCACTTTAATGATGCGCCTGAACAATCAAACCATCTTAATCGACCCTGTGTTCTCGGACTACGCCTCGCCCGTTCCGGCATTCATCAAACGCTTCCAACCTCCGCCGGCCGGCTGGGAAGAACTGCCGCCCATTGATACGGTAGTGTACAGCCACGACCATTACGACCACTTCGATAAAGATGCAGTGCGCCATTTCGCCGATAAACCGGTGCAATTTATCGTGCCGCTCGGTTTTGGTGTTTTGCTGCGAAAATACGGCATCCGGTCGGAACGGATACACGAACTGGACTGGTGGCAATCGCTTGAATATCACGGCGTAAAATACCATGCTGTACCTGCGCGGCATTACAGCGGGCGCAGTTTGTTCGACCGCAACCGGTCTTTATGGGCGGGTTGGGTGTTTCAAACCTCTACCGGGCAGATTTATTATTCGGGAGATTCGTCTTACCCCGGTCATTTTGCCGAAATAGGCAAACGTTTCGGCGGTTTCGATATCGCTTTCATCGAAAACGGGCAATACAACACCGCTTGGACAGACAACCACATGATGCCCGAACAAACCGCCCAAGCCGCCCGCGAGGTAAAAACCAAACGCTTCGTACCCGTGCATTGGGGTGCTTACGCCCTTTCCATCCACGCATGGAACGATCCCGTTTGCCGAAGCGTGCCGCTGGTCAAACAATACGGCATCGAGCCACTTACGCCTGTTTTAGGGCAGGTGTTCGACCAAAATACGGTTACACGCGAATGGTGGCCGGAAGTAAGATGAGGCCGTCTGAAAACATCGGTATGCCTTTATACTGAAATGGCTTACCATTCATACTCTGCTACGATTGGAAGATGTCGGCGCAATGCCGAACCGTGCGCCTGAAACGCACAATGATCCGATTTATTGATTATTTGGGAAATATCATGGATTTACACCATATCCGCGAAGATTACAGCAAGCAGGAATTATCTGAAAACGAATGCGATGCCAGCCCGATTGTACAGTTCGAACACTGGCTCGATGAAGCAGTACGGGCGGAAGTAAACGAACCGACCGCGATGAACGTCGCCACCGTCAATGCCGACGGCCGTCCGAGCAGCCGCATGGTTTTGCTGAAAGAAGTCAATTCGAGAGGCTTCGTGTTCTTCAGCAACTACCGCAGCCGCAAAGGGGAGGCGCTGGAAGCCAATCCGTTCGCTTCGCTAACCTTCTTCTGGCCGGAATTGGAACGTCAGGTGCGCGTGGAAGGCAGCGTTGAAAAACTGAGCGCAGAGGCTTCCGACCAATATTTCGATTCCCGCCCCTACACCAGTCGCATCGGCGCATGGGCCAGCGAGCAAAGCACGGTTATTTCAAGCAAAACCGTATTGGTAACGCGGGCGGCGGCGGTCGGACTGAAACACCCGCTGCACGTACCGCGTCCGCCGCATTGGGGCGGCTACATCATCATTCCCGACCGCGTGGAATTCTGGCAGGGCCGCCCGAGCCGTTTGCACGACCGCATCCAATACCGTCTCGAAAACGGCACATGGGTTAAAGAAAGGCTCGCCCCCTGATTTTCAGACGACCCGATGAAACTAAAATAAAACATTTGCATCTATTTAAAACCCACCCTGCCCGTCCGCCCGCCATACGGGCAGAACGGTCGGATACTCCGAACACACACACTAAAAGGAAACGCTATGCCGAACAAACCGCTCACCCGCTCGCTTACCATAGCCGGTTCCGATTCCGGCGGCGGCGCAGGTATTCAGGCAGATTTGAAAACATTCGGGGCACTCGGCGCTTACGGAGCCAGCGTGATTACCGCCGTTACCGCACAAAATACGCAAGGCGTACAAGGCGTGCATGTGATTCCGCCGGAAATGATTGCCGAGCAATGTCATTCCGTCCTCTCCGACATCCGTTTCGACTCGGTCAAAATCGGCATGCTGCCCGACACGGCATCCATTCTGGCCGTGGCAACTACCCTGCGTAAATACAGCGTTCCGTTTATAGTGCTTGATCCGGTGCTTATAGCCACCTCAGGCGACAAACTTGCTTTGGAAGACACCGTCGAAACCATCTGTGGAGAATTTTTGCCGTTGGCCGATTTAATTACCCCCAACCTCAACGAATTGGCCCAACTGACCGGCAATCCTTTGGCAAAAGACGAAACCGAAATGCTGGAACAAGGCCGACAATTGCTGGAAAAAGGCGCAAAAGCCGTGCTGCTCAAAGGCGGACATTGGGAAAACAGCAAAGAAGCGCGCGATTGGCTGATGCCTTACGAACACGAGCCCCAATGCTTCCGCAACAGCCGTATCGACACACCGCATACCCACGGCACGGGCTGCACATTGGCCGCCGCTATCGCTGCCCTGCGCCCGCAGCATACCAATCTGAATACCGCCGTTGCTGCGGCCAAAACCTATCTGCACGGAGCCATCGAACGGGGTGCAGGCTGGCGGTTGGGCAAAGGCCGCGGCCCTCTGGCGCATTTCTGGCGTTTATACAGAGATTAATCCCCCTGCATCCGCTTCTTTCCATATGGAAGGCCGTCTGAAAAGATGAACTTGCCCCACAGTCGGGTCTTTTCCCTCGGCTTGATATCCGCCGTTTGATGATGCAATCGTGTTCGAACTTTGAAAGGCAATTCAAAGATTCAGACGGCCTAAAGCCTTGCCGCTACCGATAAATAAACCGTTCTCCCAAATATTCTTCCAGCACGGACACATGCGAACGGACAGGATGCTTCACGGCGGTCAACAGCAATACCGCGCGGCTTCCAGCCGCCAATGTTTTCAGACGGCCTATCGCTTGTTGCTGCCTTTCTCCTTGCAATTCCCCGACATAGCGTACGGCAAACTCTTCAAAATGCTGCTCGGGGTTTTCGTGATACCAACGGCGCAGTGGCGTGCTCGGCGTAAGGTCTTTCAACCATTCCACCGCAGCCATTTTTTCTTTGGCAATTCCGCGCGGATAAAGGCGGTCGATAAATACGGCCGTCTGAAAATCTTGCCGTTCCGGTTGGTAATCGTAAATTCTTTGCACGACAAACATGGTTTCAGACGGCCTCCAACGGTTTTACATCCAGATAACGTGCCGCCTCTTCAGCCCCACCGTCCGGCAAATACGGCATCACACCGAGCAGAGGCGCGGGAATGCGCTGCTTCAAAGCGGCCAAATAATCATCCAAACGATGCGGCTGTGCGCTGATACAGTTGGCAATCCATCCCACCAAAGGCAGCCCGGCCTGCTTAACGGCTTGCACCGTCAAAAGCGCATGGTTGATGCAGCCGAGTTTCATGCCCACCACTAAGATAACAGGCAATTTTTCTGCCGCCACCCAATCGGCAAAATCAGCTCCGCCGCTCAACGGTGTAAACCAACCTCCGGCTCCTTCCGTCAAAATAAAATCGCCTTTTTCTTTAACCGCTTGCAGCCCGCGGCTCAATACTTGCATCTCTATCTTTCTGCCCTCGTCCGCCGCGGCAAGATGCGGAGCGGTGGCTTCGGCAAAGGTATAACGATTATGCATGTGATACGGCAACTTCACGGCGGAAGCGGCTTGCAGAGCCAATACGTCGGCATTGTATCCTTCGGCATCCGCTTCCGAAGCCACCGGCTTGAATCCGATACTGCGGTACCCCGCCCGCGATGCGGCATGCAGCAAGGCGGCGGTGCAGAACGTTTTGCCCACTTCGGTGTCGGTGCCGGTAACGAAACAAACGGTTTTCATGTTTTCAGACGGCCTTTTCAAATATTCATCCTCACTCATCGGCAACATTATATCGCCATGCAAAACAATACGGCTCACAGGCTTTTCAGACGGCCTCATACAAAACGGCCCGAGCAATACACTCAGGCCGTCTGAAAAACCTTTGCAGCAAAACGGTAAAGATTAAGGCAGTTCGCCGCTTCTGCGCTTGGCTTTGAAATCCTGCGTTTCGCTGACGATAATCTTCGACAGCAGAATCAGGGCAATCAAGTTCGGAATCGCCATCAGACCGTTGAACGTATCTGCCGCCAGCCAAACCAAATCAAGGCTCACCACCGTACCCAACATCACGGTAGCCACATAAAACACCCGGTATAAATTTGCGAAACTGTCGCCGAACACATAGGCCGCACATTTTTCGCCGTAGTAACACCACCCCAAGATAGTGGAATACGCGAAGAAAATCAAACCGATGGTAACAATCCAACCGCCGGGGCCGGGCAAAAGCCGGTTAAAAGTCGTGGTCGTCAACGCCGCACCTGAAATTTCGGGTTTCACAAACCCGCCGTCAGCACCGAGCAACCCCATTACCAACACAATACCGGTAATCGAACACACCACGATGGTATCCAGAAACGTGCCGGTCATAGAAACCAGTGCCTGACGCACGGGATGGTCGGTTTTGGCTGCCGCCGCCGCAATCGGAGCCGAACCCATACCGGCTTCGTTTGAAAACACGCCGCGCGCCACACCGTAACGGATAACGCTGCCGATCGCACCGCCGGCCACGGCCTGCCCGGTAAAAGCATCGGTCAGAATCAGCTGGATAGCGGGTGCGACCAGAGACAGGTTAAGCAAGATAATGCCCAAGCCGCCCAACACATAAAGCACCGCCATCACGGGCACGATAAACGAAGAGGCGGTCGCAATGCTGCGGATACCTCCCAACACCACAATCGCAGTAAGAATCGTCAAAACAATGCCGGTATAAACAGGATCGACATTGAAACTGATATGAATCGCCTGCGCTACCGAGTTCGACTGCACCGAACTGCCGATACCGAACGAAGCCACCGTACCGAAAAAAGCGAAAGCATAAGCCAGCCATTTCCATTTGCGGCCCAAACCGCGTTCAATGTAATACATCGGGCCGCCGGACATTTCACCCTTTCTGTTGACGGTACGGTATTTCACCGCCAATACGCCTTCGCCGTATTTGGTCGCCATACCGAAAATAGCAGTAATCCACATCCAGAATACCGCTCCCGGGCCACCCGCCACAACCGCCGTAGCAACGCCGGCGATATTACCCGTGCCGATGGTAGCCGAAAGCGCGGTCATCAACGCGCCGAAATGCGAAATATCGCCATCGTGATCGCTACCGTCTTCCTTTTTCGTATGCGGCCTGAACGCTTGCTTCAAAGCATAGCCCAACATACTGAATTGCAAGCCTTTCAACATGAACGTCAGCAGCACGCCCGTGCCGACCAGCAATATCAGCATCACCGGTCCCCAAACCCAACTGCCGACGGTGTCGAAAAAATTCTTCAATACATCCATACACTCACTCCTCAATATTGGCATTATTCTGATTGACGGCATTTCAGCATAAGGAGTTAAGAAATGCAAGCTGGGGTTAATCTGCTTTAATCGGTGATTATTTTGCCCGTCGGCATTTTCCGAAACCAGCCGATAACGGAAAAAAACACGTAGAAACCGCTGTAACGATACAAACATACCTTGTATATACCGACAGGCCGTCTGAAAATATAAACTGCACCTCCAACTTAATGAAGGTGCAGTTTACTTGCGAGCCGATATACTGAAAACTTCCGGTATCAGCAGCGCGATTCGAATGAATTTAACCGTACTCCGAATTCAAAAAGGAAATGCATATTTTCAGACGGCCTTGCGTTGCCAATCCTTTATTTAGCAAAAATCTCTTCGTAAGAGGCCGTCTGAAAACCGGCATAATACCGCCCGTTGCAGTTCAAAACAGGGCGTTTGATCAAACTCGGCTGTGCAACCATCAACTCCACGGCACCTTCCTGAGTATCGGCCAGTGCCTGCTCTTCAGCGGTAAGTTTGCGCCAAGTGGTGCCGCGTTTGTTCAGCAGTGTTTCCAGCGGAATATCCCTCAGCCAGCTTTGAACCAATCTTTCATCGGGCGGCGTTTTTTTGAAATCGACAAATTCGGCAACAATACCGTTTTCCGCCAACCAAGCACGGGCTTTTTTAACAGTGTCGCAGTTTGGAATACCATAAATAATCGTCATCGGATTCACTTCAATATATTTTTAGACGGCCTGTATTGTACGGATACCGGAAGGGTTTGTCATGAAGCATGAAAAGGGCTATGCTAGCAGCCGTTCCCTACATCTTGGAGATACGCATGAATAAACTTACCCTAACCGCAGCCGCCTTGCTGTTGGCTGCCTGTTCCAACGGCAACAATGCCGATAAAACAACCTTCGAAAAAACCATCAACCGCTATGCATCAGGCAACAGCGTTTGCCTGCCCATTGCCTTGAGCGTACAAAACCACAACGGTATCAATATCATATCAACCGACACCGTTTTAGGAGAACCCGTTATCAAAATCGTCGAAAAAAACCTCGACGGTAAAAACGTTAACGAACAAGCCATCAAACAAATGCAGATTCTCGACAGCGAAGGCCTGTATAAAAAAGGCGAATCCGAAACATTGAACATACTCGGCAGCAAAAACAATATTAAAATCCGCGTATACACATTAACCGAAAAAGGCCAAGCCCGCACCCGGCTAACCCCGCAGGGCCCGCGTTTCTGCCTCGGCAAACAAACTGTTAAAAAAATCAACTGGTTTACCGAACCCGCTCCCTACAACGGCGTGATCATGACCAAAGTATCTTACGAAGCCCGCTTCGAACCGGAACGCTGGGCGGAAAAACTATTGAAAGAAAGCGGCAAAGACTGGGCACATGCAAAACAAGACGTTCACCAAACCGCCACACTGGTTAAAACCAACGACGGCTGGCGCGATATCCGGGAATTGAAACAGCCGTAAACACACTGTTTGGCCAACAAATAAAGGCCGTCTGAAAAAGCTGTTTGGCATTTCAGACGGCCTATTATATTCTTTTAAAATTTCAAACTGTTAAGATAAACCCAACACCAGCCACACCACTGCCGCAGCCACCGCAACGGCGGCGATAAATTTACCGGCACCGGCAAATTTCAGCACGGGCAGTTTGCCTTCGAGATATTTATAACCGGTGATCATCGGAGTGACAAGGTTGTGTTTCTTCACAAAGCGGTACAGCAAAATCGTGGCAACGTGTACTGCGGCCAAGCCCAATAATATATTGAAAAAAGTGATATGGATTTTGCGTATTGCACTGCCGGTATCTTCGCTGATTAAAGCGTTCAGATATCCATTGTTGTCGAATGTGTTTTCGTCGGGCGAGAACAAACCGGTTGTTACCTGAAACAGCACTGCTCCGAGCAAGGCCAGCACCATCAGAGCCCCCAGAGGGTTGTGCCCGGGTTGTTCGTTTTCGGTAATTTCGCCGCGGATATAGCGTTTAATTTGTGCAGGGCCACGGACGAAGCCAGAAAACCGTGAGGTATCGCTCCCCCAAAGCCCCCAGCACACTCGGAATACGGCCAACCCCAGAATCAACAGCCCTACGCGCAAATGCCACAACAACATGTTTCCGCCTGTTTCTGCGCTATACCACATAAAGGCAATCGCCAGAACCAGCGTCCAGTGAAATATACGTGTGGGTAAATCCCATACTTTTAATTTTTGCTTCATATATTACTTTCATTTATGATGGTTTGTGTCCGGTTATTGTAACCAATTTGTATTCTGGAATCATTATGTTTTCCGCCGCTTATCAAACTTTGGATTTCGACACGCAGTTTCAGACGGCCTTACGGTTTCCGCAAGTATTCAGCCTCCGCGACGAAAACAGCCATAAGGGTACGCACGGCACGCTGGGCATTATCGGCGGGGCCACAGGTATGAGCGGTGCGGTTGTTCTGGCAGCAACGGCGGCCGTTTATACCGGCTGCGGCAAAGTGTGGGCGGGTTTTAATCAACCCGCCCTGCCTTTACCTGTTATTCCCGAACGCCCTGAAATTATGCTTGCCACCGCGCCGATATTGCAGCAACGCGATGATGTCAGTGCATGGGTAATCGGTTGCGGTTTGGGTTTGGACGCAAATGCACTTACTACTCTGCACACCGGATTAACCGCGCATACCGAAACCCCTCTGCTGCTTGATGCCGATGCACTTACCTTATTGGCCCGTCATCCCGAATCAGCAGAAAAAGCGAAACAACGCCGCGCTTTGGTGCTCACGCCCCATCCTG includes the following:
- the thiD gene encoding bifunctional hydroxymethylpyrimidine kinase/phosphomethylpyrimidine kinase, which produces MPNKPLTRSLTIAGSDSGGGAGIQADLKTFGALGAYGASVITAVTAQNTQGVQGVHVIPPEMIAEQCHSVLSDIRFDSVKIGMLPDTASILAVATTLRKYSVPFIVLDPVLIATSGDKLALEDTVETICGEFLPLADLITPNLNELAQLTGNPLAKDETEMLEQGRQLLEKGAKAVLLKGGHWENSKEARDWLMPYEHEPQCFRNSRIDTPHTHGTGCTLAAAIAALRPQHTNLNTAVAAAKTYLHGAIERGAGWRLGKGRGPLAHFWRLYRD
- a CDS encoding alanine/glycine:cation symporter family protein, with the protein product MDVLKNFFDTVGSWVWGPVMLILLVGTGVLLTFMLKGLQFSMLGYALKQAFRPHTKKEDGSDHDGDISHFGALMTALSATIGTGNIAGVATAVVAGGPGAVFWMWITAIFGMATKYGEGVLAVKYRTVNRKGEMSGGPMYYIERGLGRKWKWLAYAFAFFGTVASFGIGSSVQSNSVAQAIHISFNVDPVYTGIVLTILTAIVVLGGIRSIATASSFIVPVMAVLYVLGGLGIILLNLSLVAPAIQLILTDAFTGQAVAGGAIGSVIRYGVARGVFSNEAGMGSAPIAAAAAKTDHPVRQALVSMTGTFLDTIVVCSITGIVLVMGLLGADGGFVKPEISGAALTTTTFNRLLPGPGGWIVTIGLIFFAYSTILGWCYYGEKCAAYVFGDSFANLYRVFYVATVMLGTVVSLDLVWLAADTFNGLMAIPNLIALILLSKIIVSETQDFKAKRRSGELP
- the bioD gene encoding dethiobiotin synthase encodes the protein MSRIVLHGDIMLPMSEDEYLKRPSENMKTVCFVTGTDTEVGKTFCTAALLHAASRAGYRSIGFKPVASEADAEGYNADVLALQAASAVKLPYHMHNRYTFAEATAPHLAAADEGRKIEMQVLSRGLQAVKEKGDFILTEGAGGWFTPLSGGADFADWVAAEKLPVILVVGMKLGCINHALLTVQAVKQAGLPLVGWIANCISAQPHRLDDYLAALKQRIPAPLLGVMPYLPDGGAEEAARYLDVKPLEAV
- a CDS encoding arsenate reductase: MTIIYGIPNCDTVKKARAWLAENGIVAEFVDFKKTPPDERLVQSWLRDIPLETLLNKRGTTWRKLTAEEQALADTQEGAVELMVAQPSLIKRPVLNCNGRYYAGFQTASYEEIFAK
- a CDS encoding NAD(P)H-hydrate dehydratase → MFSAAYQTLDFDTQFQTALRFPQVFSLRDENSHKGTHGTLGIIGGATGMSGAVVLAATAAVYTGCGKVWAGFNQPALPLPVIPERPEIMLATAPILQQRDDVSAWVIGCGLGLDANALTTLHTGLTAHTETPLLLDADALTLLARHPESAEKAKQRRALVLTPHPAEAARMLGISTAEVQADRPAAAHRISSNFNAYTVLKGRQTLVCNPYGNLYTNHSGNAGLATAGSGDVLSGIIGSLLAQGIDTEQAVCGGVWLHGAAADVLRDSEIGEIGMLSGEIAPAARWLRNRIIAALQITAS
- a CDS encoding cytochrome b/b6 domain-containing protein — translated: MKQKLKVWDLPTRIFHWTLVLAIAFMWYSAETGGNMLLWHLRVGLLILGLAVFRVCWGLWGSDTSRFSGFVRGPAQIKRYIRGEITENEQPGHNPLGALMVLALLGAVLFQVTTGLFSPDENTFDNNGYLNALISEDTGSAIRKIHITFFNILLGLAAVHVATILLYRFVKKHNLVTPMITGYKYLEGKLPVLKFAGAGKFIAAVAVAAAVVWLVLGLS
- a CDS encoding DUF488 domain-containing protein; the protein is MFVVQRIYDYQPERQDFQTAVFIDRLYPRGIAKEKMAAVEWLKDLTPSTPLRRWYHENPEQHFEEFAVRYVGELQGERQQQAIGRLKTLAAGSRAVLLLTAVKHPVRSHVSVLEEYLGERFIYR
- a CDS encoding MBL fold metallo-hydrolase, with protein sequence MKLKHHTSAVLSYLGSAAFLRPGRRPVYPAGDHYCPTKKKFFNTPPIGAMDLKGVLSAQWEIMFNRSKLAPPSPLPMMKPDWQAFLAPDSDGKFIWFGHSTLMMRLNNQTILIDPVFSDYASPVPAFIKRFQPPPAGWEELPPIDTVVYSHDHYDHFDKDAVRHFADKPVQFIVPLGFGVLLRKYGIRSERIHELDWWQSLEYHGVKYHAVPARHYSGRSLFDRNRSLWAGWVFQTSTGQIYYSGDSSYPGHFAEIGKRFGGFDIAFIENGQYNTAWTDNHMMPEQTAQAAREVKTKRFVPVHWGAYALSIHAWNDPVCRSVPLVKQYGIEPLTPVLGQVFDQNTVTREWWPEVR
- the pdxH gene encoding pyridoxamine 5'-phosphate oxidase; its protein translation is MDLHHIREDYSKQELSENECDASPIVQFEHWLDEAVRAEVNEPTAMNVATVNADGRPSSRMVLLKEVNSRGFVFFSNYRSRKGEALEANPFASLTFFWPELERQVRVEGSVEKLSAEASDQYFDSRPYTSRIGAWASEQSTVISSKTVLVTRAAAVGLKHPLHVPRPPHWGGYIIIPDRVEFWQGRPSRLHDRIQYRLENGTWVKERLAP